Below is a window of Synergistaceae bacterium DNA.
TGCGTAGATCTGTTCGCCGTTCTGCTCTATGTCGACGAGGATCGCACGGTCCGCAAGCTCGTCAAGCACCTTCTGAGCCTCTGCCTCGGAAAGCTTCCATATCTCCGCCGCCTGTTTCATGCTGAACGGCTTTATCGGAAGCTGCGCCATCAGTCCGGCCTCTTTCTCCGTCATGAGTATTTTTAAAATATCAAAGAGAAGTTTTGACGCTGGAGCTCCCTGTGGAAACCTGTTCAGCCTTTCAGTCAGCCTGGAATAAGCTGACCCGTGTGTGTGGTTGTGAGCCATGTGGCTACCTCCATCAGACAGATATATTAGAGATGGACTGCTTTTTATGAGCTGTTTTTACAGCAACAGTTAAATGGCTGTAAAAGACAGTGTGTCATTGAGAGCGAAAAAAACATACAGAGAAACAATTCAGGATGCATTAAAATTATACTCCTTATCGAATAAATGGCATAATCAAAGAGGCCCGAAGGTCTCTTTGATTATTATAAATACTGTGTCTGCCATAGATATACTAACAATCAATTTTTAGGTCGCCGTATTTGATCCATCCTGTTTTACGGAATGGTATTGCGATAAGCCATGTCAGCAATGCCGGCAGGACAAAGCAGATAAGCAGAAGGCCGAGCCAGTCCATAGGGCCGGGAGCGATTGCTGTTCCGCCTATTTCAATCGCCTTCTCAACAGGTGCGTACCAGCCGCTTATAACGCCGATAGGCCCGACAAAACCGCATGTCCCCATTCCGGAAGATATGGGGGCGCCATTCATATTCAGCTTAAAGACACAGGTTGCAAGCGGGCCGGTAATTGCGGAAGTAATAATAGGCGGAAGCCAGCAGCGGGGATTTTTTACAAGGTTCGGAACCTGGAGCATCGAAGTTCCTATGCCCTGTGCCACAAGCCCTCCCATCTTGTTTTCAGGATATGACATAACGGCAAAGCCGACCATGTGAGCACAGCATCCTGCGACAGCAGCGCCGCCCGCCAGACCGACCAGGGAAAGGGCGGCGCATATGGCAGCGGAGCTTATCGGCAGAGTCAGCACAATTCCGACTATTACAGAGACAAGTATGCCCATCATAAAGGGCTGAAGGTCTGTAGCCCACATAATAAGATCGCCTATCTTGCTTGCGGTTGCTC
It encodes the following:
- a CDS encoding PTS sugar transporter subunit IIC, whose product is MKEKIEREQENVFRSFLKRKNIECSTQRYAIDGFGAMAQGLFASLLIGTIFNTIGTQTGWAIFNTMGGYAIAGTGAAMAISIAVALKSPPFVIFTLAGVGLAANKLGGAGGPLAVYFITVIAAEAGKAVSKETKIDLLVTPTVTLAVGILLALWLAPPIGATASKIGDLIMWATDLQPFMMGILVSVIVGIVLTLPISSAAICAALSLVGLAGGAAVAGCCAHMVGFAVMSYPENKMGGLVAQGIGTSMLQVPNLVKNPRCWLPPIITSAITGPLATCVFKLNMNGAPISSGMGTCGFVGPIGVISGWYAPVEKAIEIGGTAIAPGPMDWLGLLLICFVLPALLTWLIAIPFRKTGWIKYGDLKIDC